A stretch of Lathyrus oleraceus cultivar Zhongwan6 chromosome 6, CAAS_Psat_ZW6_1.0, whole genome shotgun sequence DNA encodes these proteins:
- the LOC127092865 gene encoding uncharacterized protein LOC127092865 isoform X1, which produces MATGASRKIYAASARSHARRASKSSSFHLPSGILRTTLAVLFIGFLAWAYQVIQPPPPNTCGSPGGPSITAPRIKLRDGRHLAYKEHGVPKHETWILRTTLAVLFIGFLAWAYQVIQPPPPNTCGSPGGPPITAPRIKLRDGRHLAYKEHGVPKHEAKYKIISVHGLSSCRHDAVVADTLSPDVVKDLGIYIVSFDRPGYGESDPDPNRTLKSIALDVEELADQLGLGSKFYVVGVSMGGQVVWNCLKHIPHRLAGAALLAPVINFWWPDLPANLTSEAYSQYKLRDQWAIRVAHYTPWLTYWWNTQKWFPSCSALSRSPDIFSKQDKELITKLLDDKDSYLAQVRQQGEYESVHRDINIGFSSWEYTPLDIQNPFPNNEGSVHLWQGDEDLLVHVTLQRYIVQNLPWIHYHELPGSGHLFPHADGVSETIIKSLLGVK; this is translated from the exons ATGGCCACTGGAGCTAGCAGAAAAATTTATGCCGCATCAGCTCGTTCTCACGCCAGGAGAGCCAGCAAATCCTCCTCTTTTCACCTTCCTTCAG GGATACTTAGAACAACATTAGCAGTGTTGTTTATTGGGTTTCTAGCATGGGCTTATCAAGTAATCCAACCTCCTCCTCCCAACACATGTGGATCTCCTGGTGGACCATCTATAACCGCGCCAAGAATCAAACTAAGAGATGGAAGGCATTTAGCATACAAAGAGCACGGTGTTCCTAAACATGAAACAT GGATACTTAGAACAACATTAGCAGTGTTGTTTATTGGGTTTCTAGCATGGGCTTATCAAGTAATCCAACCTCCTCCTCCCAACACATGTGGATCTCCTGGTGGACCACCTATAACCGCGCCAAGAATCAAACTAAGAGATGGAAGGCATTTAGCATACAAAGAGCACGGTGTTCCTAAACACGAAGCAAAGTATAAAATCATCTCTGTTCATGGTCTTTCCAGTTGCAGGCATGATGCAGTGGTTGCCGACACCCTATCACCT GATGTTGTTAAGGACTTGGGGATCTACATTGTATCTTTTGATAGACCTGGTTATGGAGAGAGCGATCCCGATCCAAATCGTACGTTAAAGAGCATTGCTTTGGATGTAGAAGAGCTTGCTGATCAGCTGGGGTTAGGGTCTAAATTTTACGTGGTCGGTGTTTCCATGGGCGGACAAGTTGTTTGGAACTGTCTTAAGCACATACCTCATAG GCTAGCAGGTGCAGCGCTCTTAGCGCCGGTCATTAATTTCTGGTGGCCTGATCTTCCTGCAAACTTAACTTCCGAAGCCTATAGCCAATATAAATTACGTGACCAATGGGCTATTCGTGTTGCACACTACACGCCATGGCTAACGTACTGGTGGAACACTCAAAAATGGTTCCCGAGTTGTAGTGCACTTTCTCGTAGTCCAGATATCTTTTCAAAACAAGACAAAGAGCTTATAACTAAGTTGTTGGATGATAAAGATAGTTATCTG GCACAGGTAAGACAGCAAGGCGAATATGAAAGCGTCCACCGTGACATAAACATTGGATTCAGTAGCTGGGAATATACTCCTTTAGACATTCAAAATCCATTTCCAAACAACGAAGGTTCCGTTCATCTCTGGCAAGGAGACGAGGATCTTTTGGTTCATGTTACGCTACAACGTTACATTGTTCAAAACCTTCCATGGATTCACTACCACGAACTTCCAGGTTCTGGCCACCTCTTCCCTCACGCTGATGGAGTGAGTGAGACTATCATTAAGTCGCTTTTAGGCGTGAAGTAG
- the LOC127092865 gene encoding uncharacterized protein LOC127092865 isoform X2 yields MATGASRKIYAASARSHARRASKSSSFHLPSGILRTTLAVLFIGFLAWAYQVIQPPPPNTCGSPGGPPITAPRIKLRDGRHLAYKEHGVPKHEAKYKIISVHGLSSCRHDAVVADTLSPDVVKDLGIYIVSFDRPGYGESDPDPNRTLKSIALDVEELADQLGLGSKFYVVGVSMGGQVVWNCLKHIPHRLAGAALLAPVINFWWPDLPANLTSEAYSQYKLRDQWAIRVAHYTPWLTYWWNTQKWFPSCSALSRSPDIFSKQDKELITKLLDDKDSYLAQVRQQGEYESVHRDINIGFSSWEYTPLDIQNPFPNNEGSVHLWQGDEDLLVHVTLQRYIVQNLPWIHYHELPGSGHLFPHADGVSETIIKSLLGVK; encoded by the exons ATGGCCACTGGAGCTAGCAGAAAAATTTATGCCGCATCAGCTCGTTCTCACGCCAGGAGAGCCAGCAAATCCTCCTCTTTTCACCTTCCTTCAG GGATACTTAGAACAACATTAGCAGTGTTGTTTATTGGGTTTCTAGCATGGGCTTATCAAGTAATCCAACCTCCTCCTCCCAACACATGTGGATCTCCTGGTGGACCACCTATAACCGCGCCAAGAATCAAACTAAGAGATGGAAGGCATTTAGCATACAAAGAGCACGGTGTTCCTAAACACGAAGCAAAGTATAAAATCATCTCTGTTCATGGTCTTTCCAGTTGCAGGCATGATGCAGTGGTTGCCGACACCCTATCACCT GATGTTGTTAAGGACTTGGGGATCTACATTGTATCTTTTGATAGACCTGGTTATGGAGAGAGCGATCCCGATCCAAATCGTACGTTAAAGAGCATTGCTTTGGATGTAGAAGAGCTTGCTGATCAGCTGGGGTTAGGGTCTAAATTTTACGTGGTCGGTGTTTCCATGGGCGGACAAGTTGTTTGGAACTGTCTTAAGCACATACCTCATAG GCTAGCAGGTGCAGCGCTCTTAGCGCCGGTCATTAATTTCTGGTGGCCTGATCTTCCTGCAAACTTAACTTCCGAAGCCTATAGCCAATATAAATTACGTGACCAATGGGCTATTCGTGTTGCACACTACACGCCATGGCTAACGTACTGGTGGAACACTCAAAAATGGTTCCCGAGTTGTAGTGCACTTTCTCGTAGTCCAGATATCTTTTCAAAACAAGACAAAGAGCTTATAACTAAGTTGTTGGATGATAAAGATAGTTATCTG GCACAGGTAAGACAGCAAGGCGAATATGAAAGCGTCCACCGTGACATAAACATTGGATTCAGTAGCTGGGAATATACTCCTTTAGACATTCAAAATCCATTTCCAAACAACGAAGGTTCCGTTCATCTCTGGCAAGGAGACGAGGATCTTTTGGTTCATGTTACGCTACAACGTTACATTGTTCAAAACCTTCCATGGATTCACTACCACGAACTTCCAGGTTCTGGCCACCTCTTCCCTCACGCTGATGGAGTGAGTGAGACTATCATTAAGTCGCTTTTAGGCGTGAAGTAG
- the LOC127092867 gene encoding germin-like protein subfamily 3 member 2: MFNKNNLWLLLLLSIFSLNLTIVTIASDPDPVQDYCIPNQTSESIKIHHTFHTILPCKNSSQVTTNDFIFSNMKTSGNFSETGLSVIPANPTNFPGLNTLGMSFARTDIEVGGINPPHFHPRATELVHVIHGKVYTGFVDSNNMVFARVLEQGEVMVFPRGLVHFMMNVGDEVVTFFGSFNSQNPGLQKIPSAVFGSGIDEELLQKAFGLSSKQIGTMKRKLDPKQER; this comes from the coding sequence ATGTTTAACAAAAATAACTTATGGCTTTTGCTTTTGCTCTCTATTTTCTCCCTCAACTTAACCATTGTCACAATAGCTTCTGACCCTGATCCAGTTCAAGACTACTGCATACCAAACCAAACATCTGAATCCATCAAAATACACCATACCTTTCACACCATTCTCCCATGCAAAAACTCCTCACAAGTCACCACCAATGACTTTATCTTCTCCAACATGAAAACATCAGGAAACTTCTCAGAAACCGGCTTATCCGTAATACCTGCAAACCCTACAAACTTTCCAGGACTCAACACACTCGGCATGTCATTCGCGAGAACAGATATTGAAGTCGGAGGAATCAATCCACCGCATTTTCATCCAAGAGCTACGGAACTTGTTCATGTGATTCATGGAAAAGTTTATACAGGTTTTGTTGATTCTAACAATATGGTTTTTGCTAGAGTACTTGAACAAGGCGAGGTTATGGTTTTTCCTAGAGGACTTGTTCATTTTATGATGAATGTTGGCGATGAAGTTGTTACCTTTTTCGGTAGTTTTAACAGCCAGAATCCTGGTTTGCAGAAGATACCTTCTGCGGTGTTTGGTTCTGGGATTGATGAGGAGCTTTTGCAGAAGGCTTTTGGTTTGAGTTCTAAACAGATTGGAACAATGAAAAGAAAATTAGATCCAAAACAAGAAAGGTAG